A region of Pyxidicoccus parkwaysis DNA encodes the following proteins:
- a CDS encoding anti-sigma factor family protein, producing MAGNPACERFVPMLSPYVDGELTPAERVNVERHLSACRDCTGRAADLRAESGLLRVGLDMAVDDVDFKDFAQKVMARVTPEKPPLLERMKLALSEMFLYQRTAMISSLATAAVLVLVALPLLLSDRTPVGYAAERMTVKSIQPYADTRVAPVVMETDNGGTIIWLVDEDSKDSDANGNEDEELEEEIGGGMSPDRDGAHRPAHPATDAPRPSGGSL from the coding sequence ATGGCCGGAAATCCCGCGTGTGAGCGTTTCGTCCCGATGCTCTCCCCGTACGTCGACGGGGAACTGACGCCCGCCGAGCGCGTCAACGTGGAGCGTCATCTGTCCGCGTGCCGCGACTGCACCGGCCGCGCGGCGGACCTGCGCGCCGAGTCGGGCCTGCTCCGGGTGGGCCTGGACATGGCCGTGGACGATGTCGACTTCAAGGACTTCGCCCAGAAGGTCATGGCCCGGGTGACGCCGGAGAAGCCGCCCCTGCTGGAGCGGATGAAGCTGGCGCTGTCGGAGATGTTCCTCTACCAGCGCACGGCGATGATTTCGTCGCTGGCCACCGCGGCCGTGCTGGTGCTGGTGGCGCTGCCGCTGCTCCTCAGCGACAGGACGCCGGTGGGCTACGCCGCCGAGCGCATGACGGTGAAGTCCATCCAGCCGTATGCGGACACGCGCGTCGCGCCGGTGGTGATGGAGACGGACAACGGCGGTACCATCATCTGGCTGGTGGACGAGGATTCGAAGGACTCCGACGCCAACGGCAACGAGGACGAGGAGCTGGAGGAGGAGATTGGCGGCGGCATGTCTCCGGACCGCGACGGGGCCCACCGGCCCGCGCACCCGGCGACGGACGCCCCACGGCCGTCTGGAGGTTCTCTGTGA